A DNA window from Synergistales bacterium contains the following coding sequences:
- a CDS encoding (2Fe-2S) ferredoxin domain-containing protein → MPKISSLEDLRKIKEEASDLTSARSGGRVRIIIGMGTCGIAAGARAIMDAVMRELEKRGLKDVSVETTGCIGMCQQEPLLDVIRPGEPRITYGRLTTEDVPRIVAEHVVNGNIVEDKVIGRTD, encoded by the coding sequence GTGCCCAAAATTTCGAGTCTTGAGGACTTGCGGAAGATAAAGGAAGAGGCCTCGGATCTCACATCCGCCCGTTCGGGCGGCCGGGTGCGTATCATTATCGGCATGGGAACCTGCGGCATCGCCGCGGGCGCCCGGGCAATCATGGACGCCGTCATGCGCGAGCTGGAAAAGCGGGGCCTCAAGGATGTGTCCGTGGAGACCACGGGCTGCATCGGTATGTGCCAGCAGGAGCCGCTCCTCGACGTGATCCGGCCGGGCGAGCCGCGGATCACCTATGGCAGGCTGACGACCGAGGATGTCCCCCGCATTGTTGCCGAGCACGTGGTGAACGGCAACATCGTGGAGGACAAGGTGATCGGCAGGACCGACTAG